One genomic window of Fusarium fujikuroi IMI 58289 draft genome, chromosome FFUJ_chr01 includes the following:
- a CDS encoding probable D-lactate dehydrogenase (cytochrome) — MASLQLRTQRAALRSLRTPTTASCRTTRLPASFSRSYATEIEPERPNKKTPADRVTRQRREREQREKYEEWRNMTDPTRNWMVTFVFLSGVGISYWLGTYWPRDPEPTSTLPLNKSKAPKHNTKLENMQAAWADFVKIVGQENVSTAENDLEHHATSSWSSHQAGPEDRPFCVVYPSSTEEVSEIMKVCHKRKIPVTGYSGGTSLEGHFTPTRKGISIDFGRMNKIINLHKEDLDVVVQPAMGWEALNDHLGHEGLFFPPDPGPGAMIGGMIGTGCSGTNAYRYGTMREWVLSLTVVLADGTVIKTRQRPRKSSAGYDLTKLFIGSEGTLGLVTEATLKVTVKPESTSVAVCSFPSIRHAATCVSKVVAQGIPVAAVEILDDNQMKCINDAGMTSRAWTEAATLFFKFAGTPAGVKEQVAQVQGLAKQAGSKTFEFAKSQEEQDELWSARKEALWSTTAVKKPGDHVWTGDVAVPMSKLPDLIEETKEDMAKSGLFASIVGHVGDGNFHTILLYNDAQRAKAEAVVHRMVKKAVEMEGTVTGEHGVGLVKRDYLPHELGESTVDAMRQIKKAFDPLCLLNCDKVVRVQKPKKGEVDEW; from the exons ATGGCTTCTCTTCAATTGCGCACTCAGCGTGCTGCTCTCCGGAGCTTGCGGACACCCACCACAGCTAGTTGTCGAACTACGAGGCTACCTGCTTCTTTCTCCCGCTCTTACGCTACCGAGATCGAGCCTGAGAGGCCGAATAAGAAAACCCCCGCCGACAGAGTAACGAGACAAAG GCGTGAGCGGGAGCAGCGAGAGAAGTACGAGGAGTGGCGCAACATGACAGACCCTACAAGGAACTGGATGGTGACATTTG TCTTCCTCTCGGGCGTTGGTATCTCATACTGGCTTGGTACATATTGGCCAAGAGACCCCGAGCCCACGTCGACACTACCCCTCAACAAATCCAAAGCTCCCAAGCACAACACGAAGCTCGAGAACATGCAGGCTGCCTGGGCCGACTTTGTCAAGATTGTCGGCCAAGAAAATGTCAGCACCGCCGAGAACGACCTCGAACACCATGCTACGTCCAGCTGGTCCTCTCATCAGGCTGGCCCCGAAGACCGTCCCTTTTGCGTTGTCTATCCCTCTAGCACTGAAGAGGTGTCTGAGATTATGAAGGTCTGCCATAAGCGCAAGATTCCCGTTACAGGCTATAGCGGCGGTACCAGTCTCGAAGGTCACTTTACACCTACCCGCAAGGGCATCTCCATCGACTTTGGCCGTATGAACAAGATTATCAATCTTCACAAAGAGGATCTAGATGTTGTTGTCCAGCCTGCCATGGGCTGGGAAGCTCTAAATGACCACCTGGGGCATGAGggtctcttcttccctcccgACCCTGGCCCTGGTGCTATGATTGGAGGTATGATTGGCACTGGGTGCAGTGGCACCAACGCCTATCGCTATGGTACTATGCGCGAGTGGGTTCTCAGCTTGACTGTCGTTCTTGCTGATGGTACTGTCATCAAGACCCGGCAGCGACCTCGCAAGAGCTCTGCTGGCTACGATCTCACCAAGCTGTTCATCGGTTCCGAGGGTACCCTTGGCCTCGTGACTGAGGCTACTCTCAAGGTCACCGTCAAGCCTGAGTCTACCAGCGTCGCTGTGTGCAGTTTCCCCTCGATCCGTCATGCTGCTACTTGTGTGAGCAAGGTCGTGGCCCAGGGCATCCCCGTTGCTGCTGTCGAGATTCTCGACGACAACCAGATGAAGTGCATCAACGATGCGGGCATGACATCGCGAGCTTGGACAGAGGCAGCAACACTCTTTTTCAAGTTCGCTGGGACTCCTGCCGGTGTCAAGGAGCAGGTTGCCCAAGTGCAGGGGCTGGCTAAGCAGGCTGGCAGCAAGACCTTTGAGTTTGCTAAGAGCCAAGAAGAGCAGGACGAGCTGTGGAGTGCACGAAAAGAGGCTCTCTGGAGTACTACAGCTGTCAAGAAGCCCGGTGACCACGTGTGGACAGGTGATGTTGCTGTACCCATGAGCAAGCTACCAGATCTGATCGAGGAGACCAAAGAGGATATGGCAAAGAGTGGCCTGTTTGCTTCCATCGTAGGACATGTCGGTGATGGCAACTTCCACACCATTCTGCTGTACAACGATGCTCAGCGTGCAAAGGCCGAGGCTGTTGTGCATCGcatggtcaagaaggctgttgagaTGGAGGGTACCGTGACGGGTGAGCACGGTGTTGGACTTGTCAAGCGGGATTATCTCCCCCATGAGCTTGGCGAGTCTACAGTTGACGCTATGCGACAG atcaagaaggcctTCGATCCTCTATGTTTGCTCAACTGTGACAAGGTTGTGCGGGTACAAAAACccaagaagggagaggtCGACGAATGGTAG